A portion of the Musa acuminata AAA Group cultivar baxijiao chromosome BXJ1-1, Cavendish_Baxijiao_AAA, whole genome shotgun sequence genome contains these proteins:
- the LOC135582694 gene encoding GABA transporter 1-like isoform X2, which produces MNDTIIDGGNPDRWSSLTRHSSRGCPSSNGQDMRQHAESWQYPVHTLHHLFNFAIGPRWGRFYIGPIQFSVCFGAVIGAALLGGQSMKSIYLIARPDGMMKLYEFVVIFGAFMLILAQIPSFHSLRHINLISLMLCLAYSACATAGSIHAGHSSTAPPRDYSLPSDSQDRVFGVFNAIAIVATTFGNGIIPEIQATAAPPVTGKMFKGLCLCYTIVVMTFFSVAISGYWAFGNRAQGSITANFILQDGSVLVPKWFLMMTNVFVLLQLAAVGVVYLQPTNEVLEGLFADPTKDQYSSRNVVPRLIFRSLSIVIATLIAAMLPFFGDLNAVIGAFGFLPLDFTVPSVLYNITFKPSRRSFIFWLNAAIAAVFSLLAVLGSISAVRQVILDAKTYKLFADI; this is translated from the exons ATGAATGACACAATAATTGATGGTGGGAATCCTGATAGATGGTCGAGTCTAACACGCCACTCTTCCAGAGGTTGCCCAAGTTCAAATGGTCAAGACATGAGGCAACATGCTGAAAGCTGGCAATATCCTGTCCACACTCTGCATCATTTGTTTAATTTTGCCATTG GGCCAAGATGGGGTCGTTTCTACATTGGCCCAATTCAATTCTCAGTATGCTTCGGTGCAGTCATTGGCGCCGCTCTGCTGGGTGGACAGAGCATGAAG TCCATATACTTGATCGCCAGGCCAGATGGCATGATGAAGCTTTATGAATTTGTTGTCATCTTTGGGGCGTTCATGCTGATCCTCGCGCAGATCCCCTCCTTCCACTCCCTCAGGCACATCAACCTCATCTCGCTCATGCTCTGCTTGGCCTACAGTGCGTGTGCCACTGCGGGCTCCATCCATGCAG GGCACTCGTCTACCGCACCACCGAGAGACTACTCCCTTCCGAGCGACAGCCAAGATCGCGTCTTTGGAGTGTTCAACGCCATTGCTATCGTCGCTACCACCTTCGGCAACGGAATCATTCCGGAGATACAG GCAACAGCAGCTCCTCCTGTGACGGGGAAGATGTTCAAGGGCCTCTGCCTCTGCTACACGATCGTGGTGATGACGTTCTTCAGCGTGGCGATATCAGGCTACTGGGCGTTCGGCAACCGAGCTCAAGGTTCCATTACCGCCAACTTCATCCTGCAAGACGGCTCCGTTCTGGTCCCCAAGTGGTTCCTCATGATGACCAATGTGTTCGTCCTGCTCCAATTAGCAGCCGTAGGAGTG GTATACTTGCAGCCAACCAACGAGGTGCTGGAGGGGCTGTTCGCCGACCCAACGAAGGACCAGTACTCCAGTCGGAACGTCGTGCCGAGGCTCATCTTCCGATCGCTATCGATCGTCATTGCGACTCTCATAGCCGCCATGCTGCCCTTCTTCGGCGACCTCAACGCGGTCATCGGCGCTTTCGGGTTCCTGCCGCTGGATTTCACGGTGCCGTCGGTGTTGTACAACATCACCTTCAAGCCGTCGAGGAGAAGCTTCATCTTTTGGCTGAACGCCGCCATTGCCGCGGTGTTCTCGTTGCTGGCCGTGCTGGGTTCCATTTCGGCGGTGCGGCAGGTGATTCTGGACGCCAAGACATACAAGCTTTTTGCGGATATATGA
- the LOC135582694 gene encoding GABA transporter 1-like isoform X1, producing MNDTIIDGGNPDRWSSLTRHSSRGCPSSNGQDMRQHAESWQYPVHTLHHLFNFAIGLMRPRWGRFYIGPIQFSVCFGAVIGAALLGGQSMKSIYLIARPDGMMKLYEFVVIFGAFMLILAQIPSFHSLRHINLISLMLCLAYSACATAGSIHAGHSSTAPPRDYSLPSDSQDRVFGVFNAIAIVATTFGNGIIPEIQATAAPPVTGKMFKGLCLCYTIVVMTFFSVAISGYWAFGNRAQGSITANFILQDGSVLVPKWFLMMTNVFVLLQLAAVGVVYLQPTNEVLEGLFADPTKDQYSSRNVVPRLIFRSLSIVIATLIAAMLPFFGDLNAVIGAFGFLPLDFTVPSVLYNITFKPSRRSFIFWLNAAIAAVFSLLAVLGSISAVRQVILDAKTYKLFADI from the exons ATGAATGACACAATAATTGATGGTGGGAATCCTGATAGATGGTCGAGTCTAACACGCCACTCTTCCAGAGGTTGCCCAAGTTCAAATGGTCAAGACATGAGGCAACATGCTGAAAGCTGGCAATATCCTGTCCACACTCTGCATCATTTGTTTAATTTTGCCATTGGTTTGATGA GGCCAAGATGGGGTCGTTTCTACATTGGCCCAATTCAATTCTCAGTATGCTTCGGTGCAGTCATTGGCGCCGCTCTGCTGGGTGGACAGAGCATGAAG TCCATATACTTGATCGCCAGGCCAGATGGCATGATGAAGCTTTATGAATTTGTTGTCATCTTTGGGGCGTTCATGCTGATCCTCGCGCAGATCCCCTCCTTCCACTCCCTCAGGCACATCAACCTCATCTCGCTCATGCTCTGCTTGGCCTACAGTGCGTGTGCCACTGCGGGCTCCATCCATGCAG GGCACTCGTCTACCGCACCACCGAGAGACTACTCCCTTCCGAGCGACAGCCAAGATCGCGTCTTTGGAGTGTTCAACGCCATTGCTATCGTCGCTACCACCTTCGGCAACGGAATCATTCCGGAGATACAG GCAACAGCAGCTCCTCCTGTGACGGGGAAGATGTTCAAGGGCCTCTGCCTCTGCTACACGATCGTGGTGATGACGTTCTTCAGCGTGGCGATATCAGGCTACTGGGCGTTCGGCAACCGAGCTCAAGGTTCCATTACCGCCAACTTCATCCTGCAAGACGGCTCCGTTCTGGTCCCCAAGTGGTTCCTCATGATGACCAATGTGTTCGTCCTGCTCCAATTAGCAGCCGTAGGAGTG GTATACTTGCAGCCAACCAACGAGGTGCTGGAGGGGCTGTTCGCCGACCCAACGAAGGACCAGTACTCCAGTCGGAACGTCGTGCCGAGGCTCATCTTCCGATCGCTATCGATCGTCATTGCGACTCTCATAGCCGCCATGCTGCCCTTCTTCGGCGACCTCAACGCGGTCATCGGCGCTTTCGGGTTCCTGCCGCTGGATTTCACGGTGCCGTCGGTGTTGTACAACATCACCTTCAAGCCGTCGAGGAGAAGCTTCATCTTTTGGCTGAACGCCGCCATTGCCGCGGTGTTCTCGTTGCTGGCCGTGCTGGGTTCCATTTCGGCGGTGCGGCAGGTGATTCTGGACGCCAAGACATACAAGCTTTTTGCGGATATATGA
- the LOC135582694 gene encoding GABA transporter 1-like isoform X3 translates to MLKAGPRWGRFYIGPIQFSVCFGAVIGAALLGGQSMKSIYLIARPDGMMKLYEFVVIFGAFMLILAQIPSFHSLRHINLISLMLCLAYSACATAGSIHAGHSSTAPPRDYSLPSDSQDRVFGVFNAIAIVATTFGNGIIPEIQATAAPPVTGKMFKGLCLCYTIVVMTFFSVAISGYWAFGNRAQGSITANFILQDGSVLVPKWFLMMTNVFVLLQLAAVGVVYLQPTNEVLEGLFADPTKDQYSSRNVVPRLIFRSLSIVIATLIAAMLPFFGDLNAVIGAFGFLPLDFTVPSVLYNITFKPSRRSFIFWLNAAIAAVFSLLAVLGSISAVRQVILDAKTYKLFADI, encoded by the exons ATGCTGAAAGCTG GGCCAAGATGGGGTCGTTTCTACATTGGCCCAATTCAATTCTCAGTATGCTTCGGTGCAGTCATTGGCGCCGCTCTGCTGGGTGGACAGAGCATGAAG TCCATATACTTGATCGCCAGGCCAGATGGCATGATGAAGCTTTATGAATTTGTTGTCATCTTTGGGGCGTTCATGCTGATCCTCGCGCAGATCCCCTCCTTCCACTCCCTCAGGCACATCAACCTCATCTCGCTCATGCTCTGCTTGGCCTACAGTGCGTGTGCCACTGCGGGCTCCATCCATGCAG GGCACTCGTCTACCGCACCACCGAGAGACTACTCCCTTCCGAGCGACAGCCAAGATCGCGTCTTTGGAGTGTTCAACGCCATTGCTATCGTCGCTACCACCTTCGGCAACGGAATCATTCCGGAGATACAG GCAACAGCAGCTCCTCCTGTGACGGGGAAGATGTTCAAGGGCCTCTGCCTCTGCTACACGATCGTGGTGATGACGTTCTTCAGCGTGGCGATATCAGGCTACTGGGCGTTCGGCAACCGAGCTCAAGGTTCCATTACCGCCAACTTCATCCTGCAAGACGGCTCCGTTCTGGTCCCCAAGTGGTTCCTCATGATGACCAATGTGTTCGTCCTGCTCCAATTAGCAGCCGTAGGAGTG GTATACTTGCAGCCAACCAACGAGGTGCTGGAGGGGCTGTTCGCCGACCCAACGAAGGACCAGTACTCCAGTCGGAACGTCGTGCCGAGGCTCATCTTCCGATCGCTATCGATCGTCATTGCGACTCTCATAGCCGCCATGCTGCCCTTCTTCGGCGACCTCAACGCGGTCATCGGCGCTTTCGGGTTCCTGCCGCTGGATTTCACGGTGCCGTCGGTGTTGTACAACATCACCTTCAAGCCGTCGAGGAGAAGCTTCATCTTTTGGCTGAACGCCGCCATTGCCGCGGTGTTCTCGTTGCTGGCCGTGCTGGGTTCCATTTCGGCGGTGCGGCAGGTGATTCTGGACGCCAAGACATACAAGCTTTTTGCGGATATATGA